In Pirellulales bacterium, a single genomic region encodes these proteins:
- the hisA gene encoding 1-(5-phosphoribosyl)-5-[(5-phosphoribosylamino)methylideneamino]imidazole-4-carboxamide isomerase, which translates to MQIWPAIDLRGGKCVRLVQGDYRRELVFDDDPAAVARRMLEQGAECLHLVDLDGARSGRPVNLESIAAIVEAVDIPCELGGGIREEATIEQLLQLGLARLVIGTRALRDPDWLRACAARWPGRLVLGIDARDGQVATDGWLETSSAAAEDLARQFDAEPLAAIIYTDIATDGMLAGPNLPAMCRMREAIRLPLVASGGVTTVDDVAALAAIPVAGCIIGRALYENRISLPAALAAASVGNAATGNAARSRSIG; encoded by the coding sequence ATGCAGATTTGGCCGGCCATCGACCTGCGCGGCGGCAAGTGTGTCCGCCTCGTTCAAGGCGACTATCGCCGCGAATTGGTCTTCGACGACGATCCCGCGGCCGTCGCCCGGCGAATGCTCGAGCAAGGGGCCGAATGCTTGCATCTCGTCGATCTCGACGGCGCCCGCTCCGGCCGGCCGGTGAATCTGGAAAGCATCGCCGCAATTGTCGAGGCCGTTGATATCCCATGCGAATTGGGGGGCGGAATTCGCGAGGAAGCCACGATCGAGCAACTTTTGCAGCTCGGCCTTGCCCGGCTCGTGATCGGCACCCGCGCCCTGCGCGATCCGGATTGGTTGCGAGCATGCGCGGCCCGTTGGCCCGGCCGGCTTGTGCTCGGCATCGATGCCCGCGATGGGCAAGTGGCCACCGACGGTTGGTTGGAAACGAGCAGCGCGGCGGCCGAAGATCTTGCCCGGCAGTTCGACGCTGAACCGCTGGCCGCGATCATCTACACCGACATCGCCACCGACGGCATGCTTGCGGGCCCGAATTTGCCCGCCATGTGCCGCATGCGTGAAGCGATCCGTTTGCCGCTGGTGGCGTCCGGCGGCGTGACGACCGTTGACGACGTCGCCGCCTTGGCAGCGATTCCGGTCGCCGGTTGCATCATCGGTCGAGCGTTGTACGAAAACCGAATTTCGCTCCCTGCCGCGCTCGCAGCCGCATCGGTCGGCAACGCAGCCACTGGCAACGCAGCGCGATCCCGCAGCATCGGTTAG